The proteins below are encoded in one region of Terriglobales bacterium:
- a CDS encoding HEAT repeat domain-containing protein, whose translation MLLFEDLILITVWLATAVVIVNLVFLVFVFYRRWARTRYYRAKDEAKERYRRAVADFMALSVGVEPTAQLLRDARSEAEKDGVLDLLREGLAGLTTPRHVSSSSGMRTPSSAGRIASSSGRLQSGTGRITSPTIVVGQALERVSELLFALGYIEGWARTAFGRGRASELVKRSLNKEKTAVSTEVRQSPLNRIRRMRIFSVPRALAVDKLGSLAADYAHVFMAEALHDPATEVRSVAVAAMGRARHPAAIPLLLEELRKALEEGNDVSLRSTKAALCSYQMSDLELFVPYVRHPNRRLRFFVIDTMREISSRAGRSMQLTRRGFPDELCSLLLEHSVNDVFADVRARSAALVAQFRDAQAAEALRKLLKDENEFVRLHTVRVCGDRYYGDLIPDILRCLSDSKWRVREAAVGTLRAFGMAGLNELFRYFAATSDRYESEQIAEEIQRTGMIEQLVTALASGGEASRLADAVCRKMATMGKTSLLLNAVAARIPQEARILLMDALMVAPTAKYMSILETLAETDGGPVGDKARDLLRQAVSRSGQMSATPSSGRGFPSGSSGRGFPSGSSGRGTPSRG comes from the coding sequence GTGCTTCTGTTTGAGGACTTAATTCTCATCACCGTGTGGTTGGCGACCGCGGTGGTGATCGTCAACCTGGTGTTCCTGGTGTTCGTGTTCTACCGCCGCTGGGCACGCACGCGGTACTACCGGGCGAAGGACGAAGCCAAGGAACGCTACCGCCGGGCGGTGGCGGACTTCATGGCGCTCTCGGTGGGGGTGGAGCCGACGGCGCAGTTGCTGCGGGACGCCCGCAGCGAGGCGGAGAAAGACGGCGTCCTGGACCTGCTGAGGGAAGGATTGGCGGGGCTGACGACGCCGCGCCATGTGTCCTCCTCCTCGGGAATGCGCACTCCTTCGAGCGCGGGGCGGATCGCGTCAAGTTCCGGCCGGCTGCAGTCGGGCACGGGACGCATCACCTCGCCGACGATTGTGGTGGGCCAGGCGCTGGAACGGGTGAGCGAGCTGCTGTTCGCGCTGGGCTACATCGAGGGCTGGGCGCGGACGGCGTTCGGGCGCGGGCGGGCGTCGGAACTGGTGAAGCGCTCGCTGAACAAGGAAAAGACAGCGGTGAGCACGGAAGTGCGTCAGAGTCCGCTGAACCGCATCCGCCGGATGCGGATCTTTTCCGTGCCGCGGGCGCTGGCGGTGGACAAGCTGGGCAGCCTGGCGGCCGATTATGCCCATGTGTTCATGGCGGAGGCGCTGCACGATCCGGCCACGGAAGTGCGCAGCGTGGCGGTGGCGGCCATGGGGCGGGCACGGCATCCGGCGGCCATCCCCTTGCTGCTGGAGGAGCTGCGCAAGGCGCTGGAGGAGGGCAACGACGTTTCTTTGCGCTCCACCAAAGCGGCGCTGTGCTCCTACCAGATGAGCGACCTGGAACTGTTCGTGCCCTACGTGCGGCATCCCAACCGGCGGCTGCGCTTCTTCGTGATCGACACCATGCGGGAGATCTCCAGTCGCGCGGGGCGCAGCATGCAGCTGACGCGGCGCGGTTTTCCCGACGAACTGTGCTCGCTGCTGCTGGAGCACTCGGTGAACGACGTGTTCGCCGACGTGCGGGCGCGGAGCGCGGCGCTGGTGGCGCAGTTCCGCGATGCCCAGGCGGCCGAGGCGCTGCGCAAACTGCTGAAGGACGAGAACGAATTCGTACGGCTGCACACGGTGCGGGTGTGCGGCGACCGCTATTACGGGGACCTGATCCCGGACATTCTGCGCTGCCTCTCGGACTCGAAGTGGCGGGTGCGGGAGGCGGCGGTGGGAACGTTGCGGGCGTTCGGGATGGCGGGGCTCAACGAGCTGTTCCGCTACTTCGCGGCGACCTCGGACCGCTATGAGAGCGAACAGATCGCCGAGGAGATCCAGCGCACGGGAATGATCGAGCAACTGGTGACGGCGCTGGCTTCGGGCGGCGAGGCTTCGCGGCTGGCCGACGCGGTCTGCCGCAAGATGGCCACCATGGGCAAGACGTCCTTGCTGCTGAACGCGGTGGCGGCGCGCATCCCGCAGGAAGCGCGCATCCTGCTGATGGACGCGCTGATGGTGGCGCCGACGGCGAAATACATGTCGATCCTGGAGACGCTGGCCGAGACCGACGGCGGGCCGGTGGGCGACAAGGCGCGCGACCTGCTGCGCCAGGCGGTGAGCCGCAGCGGGCAGATGAGCGCAACGCCTTCCTCGGGGCGAGGGTTTCCGTCGGGGTCATCGGGGCGCGGATTTCCTTCGGGGTCATCGGGCCGGGGAACCCCGAGCCGGGGATAA